In Roseibium algicola, the DNA window CCGCGCCGCAGCCGGTCGCCGGCGGGGTCGACACCGAAGGGGCCGATCCCGCCCCGCACACCTTGACGACAGTCGAAGGCGGCATGGGCGGCCCGGAATATACCCTCACCATTCCCAAACATATTGCAGACCGTCAGGCCTATGTCCGCGCCTATATCCAGTCGGAAGGCGGAACACCGGCGTTCGACGAGGCGTGGCAGGTTTGGGAAAGCCTGGCGGCCGAGAAGTAACCGACAGGGTCTCCGTAGGAAGTGAGGGAGGGGCTCTGCGCACCCCTCAACACGCACAAGATGAATATTTCTGTGTTCGCTTTTTGATCGGTGCCGCCTTCTGCACGTCCTGAGCAGTCGCCTAAGGCCAGCAGTAGCCCGTCTTAGAAGGACGGGATACCGACAGCTTCCTTGGCTTTGTCCGTGAGGGTGTCCTTTACTGCATCCACAATGTCTTCCTTGAGCGGTGTCTCGTGGATATTGCGTTCCAGCAAACGGCTGGAAGACAATTCCCGTGCGAGATAGAATGCAACGGCGCGTCCGCCAAAACCCTTCGAGAAGTTGGCTTTCTGCTGATAGATCGGGTTGCCTCCCCGCAGACCATAACGGCGTGCGCGTTCCATCAGGCCCATCACGAACTGGTAACGCTGCAGACCGCTCATCTGGCGACCATGTTCGAGACCGGCATTGTAGAAGAACCTCTCTCCCGGGACCTTGTCGTGAAGCGCGTAGTCGTGCCCTGGAAAGAGCGCCGCCGCTACGCCGTTTGCGAACCCTTCATAATACTTCTTGCGCAGCTTACGAACCCGCTCGTTTTCCGGATGGAGTTCCTTGAGGGGCTTGAGCAAGGTCTTCAAGAGCGCCTTGTGCGGCGTGAGGAGCCCGCCGCCACCGTCAATCGCCTCGCCCACGAGAAATCCCGTCAATTCCTTTTGCAGATCGAAATCCTGCGAGTTCGGGACGTGGTTCTGGACGCGGCGGTAAATCATTTCGCGTGCCTGGACGACGAGTTTTTCACCCTCCGGAATGTCGATATTGCGGTTGTCCCATCGTCGGTCGAGGATGGTGCGGCGCTGACGGCGCTCCTCCTGCCTGTGCGCGCGTTCCACCACATCGCCGATCAGCGCATCCCGGAACGGAGCCAGGATAAGTCCAGGCTTTGCGCCATCGAACATGAAGTTGAAGCCGCGAGGACCAGGCTTGTGGCAGCCGACGTATTCTCTCAGGTACCAGTTGATCTCGGCGGGGTCATAGGTCTCGAAGTTGGCATAGGCCACTTCTTCGGCAGGGATGCCGTCGCAGAACTTGCCGATCGTCTCCCAGCTGTCGCCGGCGCCGACAGGCATAACGACCCCGCACCTCAC includes these proteins:
- a CDS encoding Tsi3 family protein, coding for MKTEVVDGLQFGVPEGRKVETGADHILLLPEQALREVDEIAIWTTAPQPVAGGVDTEGADPAPHTLTTVEGGMGGPEYTLTIPKHIADRQAYVRAYIQSEGGTPAFDEAWQVWESLAAEK